A segment of the Candidatus Pelagisphaera phototrophica genome:
GTTGATGTCCCGATAGAATTCCTCGAGAATCTGTGCCAACTGCTCGGGTTTGTGAATCTCGGTAAGTTCCCCGTTCCGAGTTATGGAAATGGTGCCTCTTTCTTCTGATACTACGACACACAAGGCATCGCATAGTTCAGTCAGTCCCAGTGCCGCTGCGTGGCGTGTGCCTCGGTTGCCAAGCTTTTTCATATTCTTGGAAAGGGGTAGTTGCACCGAGAATTTTGAGATTAGATTTTCTTTCACCACCACAGCCCCATCGTGCCCGATAGAATGGGAGTCAAATAGGCTTTTTAAGAGAGCCTCGCTCAACCTGCCACCGCACTCTTGGCCGCCTTCAAGGTGACGAACCATCATGTCGTTGCCACGAATTACGACCAGGGCGCCGGTTCGGTCTCTGGCTAGATCGGTCAAAGTGCGAACGAGTATTTCGACTTCCTCCCGTGTGAGGCGAACCATCTCTTTTCTGAGGATTCTTCGATTGAGACTCCAAACCGCAATTCGCTCGAAGAAGTATCGTAGCTCCCCTTGAAAAATGACGACGAGGGCGATTAGGATAACCGCAAAGAATTGCTCAAATATAGCTGCCGTTAGATTGAGACTGAACTGGCGGGCTAAAAGATAGACGCCTGCCACGATCAGTATACCTGTCAGGACGAATGCGGCTCGCGTGCGCTTGGACCATACCAACAAGGTGTAAATCAGCAGCGTCATGAAAATGATATCGAGAAAACCGGAAAAACCGATTTCTTTAAATGGAAGTAGAAGACTTTGTAGCATGGAAATTTAAGTTTTGGATACAGCTTGTCTAAATGGGTAGTAGTTGGCCTCCCTTGCCGAAACGCGTAGTCGTTTGCAGGGCCGCTTTATCAAGGTTTCTTCGGCATTTTCCCATTCTCCGGGTGAAGCGTTTTCTCCCACTTCAAAACTGCCTCCTACTATGACGCTGTGCTCTCCTGTCTCGCCACGATTTTCAAAAATGTTGCACAGAATATTTCCCGCATTTGTTACGGTTCGGTCGAGTCTGAGTGGAACATTAAGCCTTCCCATGAATCTTCGCTTGCAGAGCGACCTCCGCCTGCGGCGGTAAGTTAGGAGAACGTCAGCAACCTGAGAGACAAGATCAGGATTTTTCAATTCGTCGAGATGAGCGGAGATAAGACCTTTGTTGGCAATCGCTTTTTGAAGTCCTGCTCGAAGAGCTGTAAAAAACGGTCGTGACCTGAATGGGTTTTGAATATGAGCCAGGGCTTTCATGTCGAATTGGGGATCAATTTGAGATAGGCTTGGATGATCTCGGGCCGATTGGCTCGATAGAGGTTCATGTTATTGGAAATAATGATGTAGGCTAGTGCCTTAGCCAAGGCGGTAGGAATTTCTAGGTTTAACTGGAGCAGCACTTTGGCGACGATCACTACGTACTGGGCGATAGGTTTGGTCTTGGAATGATGCTGATTGGTTATAAGAGTCGCCCGCCGGTCTCCCGGAAAGGAATTGTTTTCAATGGCGGGAGTAGCTGATAAAACAATCCGGCAGCCACGCTGTTTTTGATAAAAGCACGTCGTTCAATTTTATTCTTCATGGGGCGAAGTGAGCTGATTCGATTTGCGTTTCTGCGGCAAAGCAAAAATCATCCTTTTGGGTTAATAGATCGGATCTCTCGATCGCCCGCCACCGTAACATGGCCATCTGCTCTTTCTGAGTATCTCGGAGCAACCCAATATAATTCGCTTTCGAAAATCTGGTAGAGTACAGAAAATCTTTTCGTATCGAATAAAAGGATGCGTCTTATGTCATTTTTTAAAATTTCGTTTCGGAATGACTGACGAGTTTGGTTTCGGAGAGGTTGAAAACGAAGTACAAGTCCCCTTTCTCCATCTCTTTGGGATAGATCACGTAAAATTGACCTATCGCCATCAGGGTCGCGATTTTGTATGACTTGATGTTCATGGACGCGTGGTGCACGAGATCATAGCATAGTCTTTCCCTGTAGTCGGAAACAGCTAAACCGCATAGCTTAGTCCGGGTTCACCGATCCGATGCTTCTCTTACCTGATTTTTTGTTAAATGACAGTAAGTCAACTATTGACCAAATAATGGGTCGAAAATTACGGGGACTGTTTCAGCGTACAGGGATCAAGAGAGGAATAGAGCCCGGCCATTACCGAGTACTTCCCGAACTATGGTGAGACCAATACGAAGGATTTAAAAAAGTATGGGGTAACGACCACCGATAAGTTGCAGGAGGATTACGAGCGTATGTGGAAATATGTGGGGTCGCATTTCGAATGATGTGCGTTAGTGTAATGGTAGAATTAGCCGGGATTCAGGCTTTGGAAGTCATGGATTCCGATTCATTAATTAATTTGGTAGTGGGCGATCTCCGAGCATCACATTCTATCTCTATCTTTGGGCGTTCGGAGATTGCCCGGTGCCTTTGAGAATTATGATTTTAAGACAGTGACATGAACTGCGATTTACGCCGTAATGGGAATCGTTCGATGCTACTTTTCGAATTTCACAACGAGTTAAGACCAAAGCCAGTTTATCAATGATCAATCAGCGCAGAAATTTCATCAAAAGCAGCTTGCTTGGAGCAGGGGCTCTCATGCTAGGCCAGGAAACGCTATTTGGAGATATTCAATCTGGTATTAAGATCACCAAGATCAGCCACTATCGGGATCCCGAATACCTGAAGCCGACGTTTGCCCAAGCAAGAGATATCGTGGTCGTCGAGACGAATGCGGGGATAACAGGGATTGGGGAAGGCGGCTCAAAGGAGATGATCCAGAATTGCGCCGAGATGCTAATCGGGGAGGACCCTTTCCGGATCGAGCATTTGTGGCAGAAGGTGTATCGGCAGTACTTCTATCCGTCGGGCAGGGAACGGCTTCATGCGATGGGAGGGCTGGACATGGCTTTGTGGGATATCAAGGGAAAGTACCTTAAAACTCCGATATACGAGTTGCTGGGCGGTCTTACTCGAAACTACCTACCCTGTTACTCGACCGGATTTCCAGATCAAGGCTCGGTCGAGGAAACCGCGCGGGCCTGTATCGAAGCAGGATTTTATGCCTATCGGGTAGGTACCGTTTCTGATGGAAGAGTATTCGATTCGCACAAGTTTCTCGACCAGAACTACCGTTTCTATGAGCAAGTAAGAGAAGGTGTCGGTGAGAAGGGTCAATGGTGTACCGATTTCCATACCCGTTTCGACACGGCAGAGGCGGTCACCATGGCTCGCATGATCGAGCCTTTGAAACCGCTGTTTGTAGAGGATTTGATTCGTTCCGAAAACCCAGGAGTCTACCGAGCGCTGAGAGATCGGATCAATGTTCCCATCGCGGTTGGCGAGCATTTTGGCGATCGATGGGACATAAACGAACTGATTGAGGAGAACCTGATCGACCACTCCCGAGTGACGCTGCCAAATGTGGGTGGCATTACGGAGATGAAGAAGATCGCGGCGCTTTGCGAAACGCATTATGTCGGAATGATTCCGCACTTTACGGGACCAATTTCTACAGCGGCCTTGGTGCATGTGCTGGCATCGTCTTCGGGCTTTGTCATGGCCGAGTTAACCAAAGACGGTCCTGCGGAAATCTCCTATCTCAATGACGACTATCTGTCCTTTAAGAACGGGAAGCTGTATCCAAATGAGAGGTCAGGATTAGGGATAGAGCTCAAACCTGAGAAGATCGAATTGGTAAATGTGATCACGAAGGGATCTGACTACGACCACCCTGTCTTTGAGAGAGGGGATGGCTCCATTACCAATTGGTGAGCGCTGAAGGTTTTCGTAACGATCGAACGCAAAACATTGGAAACGAAGCGACCAGCGATGATTGCATTCAATTATAGGAGCGGCTTTCGTGAGTCTTCCGTAGTATTTGCGAAGGACGGAACGCCGCGATATTCTTCTTGAAATGAAAGTGCTCGTTGCAGGTGCCGCCTGACGTTTGGGAAGTTGTGTTTGCCACATTCTTTGCGAGGCGGGTATTGAGTTTCTGGCAGTCGACAAAGTCGCGGGTGACGGGACAGCGTACCCAGTTGAGGTGGTCGACTTGCTCGATTGGCAAGCGTGCGTTGATCTAATAGTCGGAGTGGATGTCCTGGCACATTTCGCCAATCTTGCTAATCGAATACAAAGCGGAAGACCGCAGTACACTAGGCACGTCGCAGAAAAACGACGGTCCTGAGTTCTGGCCAGAGCTGGAATGGATGGACGATTAGGTATTCCAACATCATTGATAGGAAATTCAATTCATTGGTTACGACGATTATCATACGAATGTTAATCCTTTCCGGTTGCCTGGTCAAACACATGGTGAACTAGTCCTACAAGTATTTTTAACTGTCTGAATACAGTAGCCGTCTCCTTCGGGATTAATCTGAGATACTTTCTCCTGCTCCTGTACATTTAACCTGAAATCAGCTACTCCAATCCAAAGGTAGTCTGCTTAATCGCTACCAGTTAAATGTTGTTTCTGAAGAAAGTCGGCAGGACTGGTGTCTGGTGTGATCGAATTGAGATCTAACTCCGCTAGCTTTACGCACAGAGGGTACATTCTTACTATTGAGGCTCTTTCCGCAGGCGAAAGAATTGAAGGTCGAATGGTTGGACCTCTGACACTCATTTTCGAAGGCATAAATGTGGACTATTAGTCCGGAAATTTGCATTCAATTTGCTCCAGGCGAATACTTTTGTAATTTTAAAGCAAATACCGTAAACCCTCGCGAAGATGCGACTGGCTAAATATTGTTCCTTTGGGGATTGAGAGAGCTAAACTTATTCAAATAGCTAGCTTTGCGTAATCGTCATCTCAAAAATTGGGCAAAAACTAGATTTTATCTACGTTTTTGGCCGTTCCTTTCTGGCTCGATAGGGTTCTATAAAAAATTGGAATACAGCGTTTTAAATCAGAAAAAAACGCATTATAAAACCAAATACGTGAAATCGAAACGATTGTGCGGAGTGACGGTTCGGCTCAGCAGTCATTTCATTGCGGAAAAATTGGTCGGAACAATCAATTCGCCTGTCACGCCCCCTTCTACCACCATTCCGCCACCAGCTCGTTCCCTTGAAGCGGCTGCAGCCGACTTCCAGTCTTCATCTGCCCGCTGATTCTCGAAGGCCTCTTCACGCCCTCCCTCACTTTCGTGGGCTACGATATATATTAACGTGCTCGTTCCGCCATCTTGGTCGGCCATCGGGTGGAAATAGGCTATATTCTCAATTCCATGCTTTTCAAAAAGGCCTATCGTATGATCTCTAAAACGTGCATCAAGATGACGTCGCATGCCATCTTTGCAGATGTAAGTTCGGAGTTCAAAAAGACGCTCCGGATCGGCCTGGATTTTTTTTACCGGCATCGAATATTCCGTTGTCTGCATAAAAACAGCCTCTATCTTTTCTATGAGCCTTCCATTTTTAGAAGATGCCTTAGCCGCCGCTTTCCAATCGGGGTCCGCTTGGAAGGATTTCCACATCGACTCCTGATCCAGCCTGCTCGGGAAGGCTATGATGTAAATCAACTTGTTGTCGGGATTATCCTTCGGAACCCAATATCCCACATTCTCAATGCCGTGCTTGGCAAACAAGCCAGTGGTATGATCTCGGAATCGAGCTATCAAGTCGTCCAGTTTGCCCTCATTCGCGTAGTAGGTTCGCATTTCGTAAACCCGCGTGTCATGGGCCTTGATGGACGCCAAAGGGACGACGGTTGCGAAGAGGAAGAAATATACAAATGAGCGTAACCTATTCATAAAAATAATCGAATATTCTGAAACGGGATTTGCGAGCAAAATCGCCTCTGTCATTCAGAATAGTTTTTCTTTCAAAACTAATTTGGTAAATGAGCCAAGGTTGCGTAAAAGGCTCCCGAAAGTTGTTTGCCTGAGTCGTCGTGGAACCAAGCTTGAAGCGTTTGCCTGCCGA
Coding sequences within it:
- a CDS encoding diadenylate cyclase gives rise to the protein MLQSLLLPFKEIGFSGFLDIIFMTLLIYTLLVWSKRTRAAFVLTGILIVAGVYLLARQFSLNLTAAIFEQFFAVILIALVVIFQGELRYFFERIAVWSLNRRILRKEMVRLTREEVEILVRTLTDLARDRTGALVVIRGNDMMVRHLEGGQECGGRLSEALLKSLFDSHSIGHDGAVVVKENLISKFSVQLPLSKNMKKLGNRGTRHAAALGLTELCDALCVVVSEERGTISITRNGELTEIHKPEQLAQILEEFYRDINPKNDPKEWEHPFQKNWRDKLIALSLSVALWFVLVNGSKTAYRTLSIPIEYSDLPAGLEVDAVLPQDVDVTFRGVRRSFYFIRQNQIEISVPLKPEKGPQRVRLGLGQMSFPKNLVLETIEPNLVEIVVGEAEKETPKPDN
- a CDS encoding mandelate racemase/muconate lactonizing enzyme family protein, with protein sequence MINQRRNFIKSSLLGAGALMLGQETLFGDIQSGIKITKISHYRDPEYLKPTFAQARDIVVVETNAGITGIGEGGSKEMIQNCAEMLIGEDPFRIEHLWQKVYRQYFYPSGRERLHAMGGLDMALWDIKGKYLKTPIYELLGGLTRNYLPCYSTGFPDQGSVEETARACIEAGFYAYRVGTVSDGRVFDSHKFLDQNYRFYEQVREGVGEKGQWCTDFHTRFDTAEAVTMARMIEPLKPLFVEDLIRSENPGVYRALRDRINVPIAVGEHFGDRWDINELIEENLIDHSRVTLPNVGGITEMKKIAALCETHYVGMIPHFTGPISTAALVHVLASSSGFVMAELTKDGPAEISYLNDDYLSFKNGKLYPNERSGLGIELKPEKIELVNVITKGSDYDHPVFERGDGSITNW
- a CDS encoding NIPSNAP family protein; translated protein: MNRLRSFVYFFLFATVVPLASIKAHDTRVYEMRTYYANEGKLDDLIARFRDHTTGLFAKHGIENVGYWVPKDNPDNKLIYIIAFPSRLDQESMWKSFQADPDWKAAAKASSKNGRLIEKIEAVFMQTTEYSMPVKKIQADPERLFELRTYICKDGMRRHLDARFRDHTIGLFEKHGIENIAYFHPMADQDGGTSTLIYIVAHESEGGREEAFENQRADEDWKSAAAASRERAGGGMVVEGGVTGELIVPTNFSAMK